The region ACTAATAAGACGCAAATTATTTATGTCTTGATTGTAACTTTCTATAGCCTTACACCATTCAAGTATCtactgtataaataatgttattagtcTACAAGAATATTACTATGAGTATGAATAGGACTTTGAATAACATGAACATCATATAATAGCAAGTTGATGTTCTTAATAAAAGCATTACAGAAGAATCTagctttatattttcttttcactgTAGCTTTACTACACATTATgaattgttattaattttaataaaagcaaTGGTAAAAATGTCACTCACAttgtcattttataatatattaaattcaactattatattAATTCctgtaattctgtaaaaaaaaaaaaaaaaaaaaacatcagcagtGTATTTTTATGGTGAACGCAGTGGCCAGTTCTTATTTcccaaaaaatatttcataaaacagtGCCAGTCTCCCTGGGTTGTAAAAGGCACAATGgtgattcttttatttatttcgaGGAATATTTTACCgaataataaaacaattctgaaaatctactcaccctcaggccatccaagatgtagatgagtttgtttcttcatcagaacagatttggagaactgTAGCaatccatcacttgctcaccagtggatcctctgcagtgaatgggtgccgtcagaatgagagttcatatTGTTTCTTACACGACAACACAACATCAAAGGACATTAATTGATGGTGTGGGCTACTCGtggataatttttttatcatctgcttggactctcattctgacggcacccattcaccacagATGATCAATTGGTTAGCAAGTGATGTAAGataaaatttattttcagttctgataaagaaacaaactcatcttggatggcccaaGGGTAAGCAAATTTTaagcatattttcttttttggctCAACTATTCCTTTATACTCATGGGATTCGAACCGACAATCTAACCCATGCCACCCATATGCATGTTTTGAGTTCTTACTTGCTCAAGGAAAATGCTTATACAGCATCAATCGAccctaaattattcaaatatggtTCACTACCAAGCCACAGGCACCCACATCCAAAAACACAATTGTGACAATCTTCTGGTTGGCAATGATGGTAAGTCACGAATCAACCCTAGTGGGATTCAAACCCACATCCTTTTGGACAATCTGAACCACAACAGCCAAGAGCTGCAGGCAGCAGTGTGAGGTGGAGGGAGGGGGATGGAGCTTCTGCTTGCAGCACCGAGTCTGACTGACGTCTCTCTGCTCTCTGAGGACACGAGTGTGTGTTTTTGCAACGCGCTCCTGCTTTGCATCTACATCAGTTTTTCCGAATAACTCCTGCTCATCGATTGGAAAACTGAAAGTGGCTCCCGTGGTTTGAAGGTAAAATACAGCTGCGTCTGATCGTGACAGCTGAGATTTTCCGCACGTTTGCAGAGCTCGTTAGTGATCGATTCTTCCTGTATCTCGTGATCGATTATTGCGAACGGGATCATGTCAGAAGTGCTGCCTTACGACGAGAGCATCTCTCATTATGGTGATGATGGAGATGAAGAGCAGCTGTCCCTCACCTGTCGCCTGCAGAACAACAGCAGTAACTTCTTCAGTACTGCGCAGAACAAACGAGCTCCGAAACTCGGACAGATCGGACGCAGTAAGAGAGGTGAGAAAAAACTACGTATTTACGTTTTTTCGTAGGTGAAAGTACCGGGGAAaaagaggagggggggggggcatattAATGAGTCGTACTAATATGCTTAGTTTCCACTATTTCTTTTAGTATGAAACCATCccttaaatatgcaaatgtatagCATCACGTGATGATGTCAGAGTGATTCATTTGAACCTAATTGCCTGCCTGTGACTTAATCAGTTTTCATCTAGTGgcaaattgttatatatatatatatatatatatatatatatatatatatatatatattatatatatatatatatatatatattatataataaatgtattttatattttttaattaacaacagTGATTGAAATtaatattcaatttattaaaGCCATGTATTAATCTCAAGtcagtgtttttaagcattttgcatttattaaaaaaactaatggCAGTATAAttgaaacaatatattttatttattaacttttttttaatagttaacttttaactttttttaatttatcagaTCATCATTCATCAAAGCTCAGTAAATATTGCTCAAAGCACAGAGACAAAGATTTCCTTTAAATTTCACCAAGCTGACTGCTCACTAAAAAAACTCCCACAGATCATGTTTTCATGCCATTTAAGTCTTATTTTGATGTAATAAAGGGGTAATATCCAAGCGGcaacctcccactctctctcatgaagccaaccaggaagtgactaaaactgcaattcatcgactggctcCCAAagagagtcaatcccatagactccccatgtcaaaacgcccaactttacagcaaaaaacaaaaacaaaaaaacaacaacgtttacagcctggtgcaaaaagattattttggtctatatagctaaatttgcctttcatgacaactgtgaaggggtgatttttttttataactcatccgtttaaattatattgaaggtgctgtagggaacttttgtaaaaaaaatattttttacatatttattaaacacagtagaatatgagagagataatctgtgaaaaaatcaagctcctctggctcctcccagtggtcctattgccatttgcagaaactccatcgctcccggtaagaaacaaccaatcagagctgcggtccgtaactttgtttgtgttcaaaatgtagaaaaatgtatataataagcgagtacaccatgaatccattttccaaaccatgtttttggcttgtcctgaatcattagggtgcacctataataagtgtttatattcggactatttcggcggtttatattcggactaattcggcggagtaacccagtacctttgtgattcttcatagacataaacagagagaagtagttccggctacgatgttcttccgcaagacgcaagtagttctgtttattaaccgctagagcgtcaaaagttccctaccgcagatTTAAGCCTTAAATTTCTGCATTTTTAAGGGAATgtccacttgagtgacaggtggattgatgctgcaaaacaaaaattaatttcgatacccccccccccccatacaggatttttaaaaaaactgaacatAAACAGTCAAATCTTAATAAGCAACATGGTATTGTTggtattaattttaatacttattaactaataaatgcaaatataataaaaaaataaaataattaatattcataacacATTTccaaattatatttgtaaattagaattaaaattaaaaccattgtGTAGCTACATGCCTGTATagcctatataaatatatagcctatGATTGTGCAATCCCTTGTTGCTAAGACATTGATCTCAGACATACATAATTATTACGTTTTGCATTTGGAtgcatgtttaaatatcaaagacaACTTTTTGCCTTTGTCTATTTTTGATTAGATGCtattttaatctttgatttcaggtgtcagtttttgcattattattacagTCAAACCTATAAATCCTTTTTTCCCTACAATTACAAAACACACTGATCATTTAACAATGCATTGGACAATGAATGTGTATTGTAGAGGCAAAATACaaatcataa is a window of Carassius auratus strain Wakin unplaced genomic scaffold, ASM336829v1 scaf_tig00005936, whole genome shotgun sequence DNA encoding:
- the LOC113071087 gene encoding calcium/calmodulin-dependent protein kinase II inhibitor 2-like, which codes for MSEVLPYDESISHYGDDGDEEQLSLTCRLQNNSSNFFSTAQNKRAPKLGQIGRSKRVVIEDDRIDEVLNNTAEKSSAGV